A DNA window from Citrobacter tructae contains the following coding sequences:
- a CDS encoding MsnO8 family LLM class oxidoreductase — protein sequence MSYRLSILDKSPVGEAETAAIALARTLRLAQLAETWGYHRFWIAEHHNTAQLASPSPELVIAWILGQTQRIRVGSGGVMLQHYSPYKVAENFNLLASLAPGRVDLGVGKAPGGLPLSTQALQLGVHQNEKGSFAEQLSQLNGWLALIGTETGKTVFPTPIPPTPPQRFVLGASVASAQLAAESDWNFIFAAHLNGDPALLRDVLTYWQANSSRPTIVAVQVIVAHSAEIAAQLAENVQIWGVELEDGQRVTVASEEQALAFAAQAGSAPRKIARRAQTLLHGTALEVAAKLHTLHAEHGIDEFIIDTPVAEGHARLTSLRLLAQAHSVVEVV from the coding sequence ATGTCATATCGCCTGAGTATTCTCGACAAAAGCCCCGTAGGGGAAGCTGAAACCGCCGCCATTGCGCTTGCCCGCACGCTGCGCCTCGCACAGCTGGCAGAAACGTGGGGATATCACCGTTTCTGGATAGCAGAACATCACAATACGGCCCAGCTCGCCAGCCCATCTCCGGAACTGGTGATCGCCTGGATCCTCGGACAAACGCAACGTATTCGCGTTGGGTCTGGTGGCGTTATGCTGCAACATTACAGCCCGTACAAAGTAGCGGAAAACTTTAATCTCCTGGCTTCACTGGCTCCCGGCCGCGTTGATCTCGGCGTTGGAAAAGCACCCGGTGGCTTACCGCTGTCAACACAGGCGCTTCAGCTGGGTGTTCACCAAAATGAAAAGGGTAGCTTTGCCGAGCAACTTTCCCAGCTCAACGGCTGGCTGGCATTAATCGGCACAGAAACCGGGAAAACGGTATTCCCAACGCCGATCCCACCTACGCCGCCGCAACGATTCGTGCTGGGAGCCAGCGTGGCAAGCGCACAGCTGGCGGCAGAATCTGACTGGAACTTTATCTTTGCCGCGCACCTGAACGGTGACCCGGCTCTGTTGCGCGATGTTCTGACATACTGGCAAGCCAACAGTTCGCGCCCAACGATTGTCGCCGTGCAGGTCATTGTGGCGCACAGTGCAGAGATCGCCGCTCAGCTGGCGGAGAACGTGCAAATCTGGGGCGTTGAGTTGGAGGACGGTCAACGCGTAACGGTCGCCAGCGAAGAGCAGGCGCTGGCATTCGCCGCACAGGCGGGCAGTGCGCCGCGAAAAATTGCCCGTCGTGCGCAGACGCTGTTGCACGGTACTGCCCTGGAGGTGGCGGCAAAACTCCATACCTTGCACGCGGAACACGGCATTGATGAGTTCATCATCGATACCCCAGTAGCGGAAGGTCATGCGCGTCTGACATCGTTACGTTTGTTGGCGCAAGCCCATAGCGTCGTGGAGGTGGTCTAA
- a CDS encoding methyl-accepting chemotaxis protein, translated as MKSNMPVTQIEHTLNAKATLLSTTDKESHITYANSAFIDASGFNESQLMGEAHNIIRHPDMPSAAFADMWHTLQQGDSWTGMVKNRRQNGDHYWVRANVTPVWHHEKLTGYISVRTVPSREEIAQSEQLYEKINSQQFKGFRLFKGIVIRRGAMAWASMFTWLSVSQRVNYALGVVALLSVLLIFAPVNSFIQAGGLLVLFLLLAIYLKCQICQPVNTLLNQMKKVVSGRKPENCHLNRVDEIGMLMRLVNQSGLNLNSLVDDVSTQIAGIRAISQRVSKEGVALHTRSEETSADLQQTAAAIEEIGSAVLQTADTAAQTMSMADKTSVNATEGGDIMKQTIAMMQAISRDNSQIVDIIGVIDSIAFQTNILALNAAVEAARAGESGRGFAVVAAEVRNLAQHSASAAKEIKQLIEKNVANVNSGVKMVEQTETHLTGMIGDVLQMSMMIKDISLATREQTQALDLINDSISRVGTMTHNNAEMVERVTDATADLTQRSSRLQQAVQVFGVSA; from the coding sequence ATGAAAAGTAACATGCCCGTTACACAAATTGAGCACACACTTAACGCTAAAGCGACGTTGCTGTCGACGACGGATAAAGAAAGCCATATAACCTATGCAAACTCCGCTTTTATCGACGCCAGCGGTTTTAATGAATCTCAGCTTATGGGCGAAGCGCATAATATTATTCGCCACCCTGATATGCCCTCTGCCGCCTTCGCCGACATGTGGCATACCCTACAACAGGGTGACAGTTGGACGGGGATGGTGAAAAACCGCCGACAAAATGGTGACCATTACTGGGTTCGCGCCAACGTCACGCCCGTCTGGCACCATGAGAAATTAACCGGCTATATCTCGGTGCGCACCGTGCCATCGCGGGAAGAAATAGCCCAGAGTGAGCAACTGTACGAAAAAATAAATAGCCAGCAATTTAAAGGGTTCCGACTGTTTAAAGGCATCGTTATTCGCCGTGGCGCAATGGCATGGGCCTCAATGTTTACATGGTTGAGCGTTAGTCAGCGCGTCAATTATGCTTTGGGAGTAGTGGCCCTGCTCTCCGTGTTATTAATATTCGCGCCGGTAAATTCATTTATTCAGGCAGGTGGTTTACTGGTATTGTTTTTATTATTGGCTATTTACCTTAAGTGCCAAATTTGTCAGCCAGTTAATACGCTGCTCAATCAAATGAAAAAAGTAGTCTCCGGGCGTAAACCCGAAAACTGTCATTTAAATCGCGTGGATGAAATCGGAATGCTGATGCGACTGGTTAATCAATCCGGACTGAATCTAAATTCTCTGGTGGATGATGTCAGTACACAAATCGCAGGGATCCGCGCGATCAGCCAACGGGTATCAAAAGAAGGCGTTGCGCTGCATACGCGTTCTGAAGAAACCTCCGCCGATTTGCAACAAACGGCTGCGGCCATTGAGGAAATCGGCAGTGCGGTGCTGCAAACCGCAGATACAGCCGCACAGACGATGTCGATGGCCGATAAGACCAGCGTCAATGCGACAGAAGGCGGCGATATCATGAAACAGACTATCGCCATGATGCAGGCTATCTCGCGGGATAACAGCCAGATCGTCGACATCATCGGCGTTATCGACAGTATCGCCTTTCAGACCAATATTCTGGCGCTGAATGCTGCCGTCGAAGCGGCGCGCGCAGGTGAGTCCGGGCGCGGTTTTGCCGTCGTAGCGGCAGAAGTGCGAAATCTGGCTCAGCACTCTGCATCGGCTGCCAAAGAGATCAAGCAGCTTATCGAAAAGAACGTCGCGAACGTTAATTCCGGCGTGAAAATGGTAGAGCAGACGGAAACACATCTCACGGGCATGATTGGTGATGTGTTACAGATGTCAATGATGATCAAAGACATAAGCCTCGCCACGCGGGAACAAACCCAGGCACTGGACCTGATCAATGACTCGATTTCGCGTGTAGGCACCATGACCCACAATAACGCCGAGATGGTGGAACGCGTCACTGACGCTACCGCCGATTTAACCCAGCGTTCCTCGCGACTGCAGCAGGCCGTTCAGGTCTTTGGCGTTTCGGCATAA
- the ansP gene encoding L-asparagine permease: MNTHNTQAAEQHAAKRRWLNAHEEGYHKAMGNRQVQMIAIGGAIGTGLFLGAGARLQMAGPALALVYLVCGIFSFFILRALGELVLHRPSSGSFVSYAREFLGEKAAYVAGWMYFINWAMTGIVDITAVALYMHYWGAFGDVPQWVFALGALAIVGTMNMIGVKWFAEMEFWFALVKVLAIVIFLVVGTVFLGTGQPLDGNTTGFHLITDNGGFFPHGLLPALVLVQGVVFAFASIELVGTAAGECKDPQTMVPKAINSVIWRIGLFYVGSVVLLVLLLPWNAYQAGQSPFVTFFSKLGVPYIGSIMNIVVLTAALSSLNSGLYCTGRILRSMSMGGSAPKFMAKMSRQQVPWAGILATLVVYVVGVFLNYLVPTQVFEIVLNFASLGIIASWGFIVVCQMRLRRAIKEGKAADVSFKLPGAPFTSWLTLLFLLSVLVLMAFDYPNGTWTIASLPLIAILLVAGWYGVRKRVAEIQRTAP, from the coding sequence ATGAACACACACAACACGCAAGCCGCAGAGCAACATGCGGCGAAACGACGCTGGCTGAATGCTCACGAAGAGGGGTATCACAAAGCGATGGGCAACCGCCAGGTGCAGATGATCGCCATTGGCGGCGCAATTGGTACCGGGTTGTTTTTAGGGGCTGGTGCACGTTTACAAATGGCTGGACCGGCTTTAGCGCTGGTTTATTTGGTGTGCGGTATTTTTTCGTTCTTTATTCTTCGCGCGCTCGGGGAACTGGTACTGCACCGCCCTTCCAGCGGCAGTTTTGTCTCTTATGCCCGTGAGTTTCTGGGTGAGAAAGCGGCTTACGTGGCAGGCTGGATGTACTTCATCAACTGGGCGATGACCGGGATCGTTGATATCACCGCCGTGGCGCTGTACATGCACTACTGGGGCGCGTTTGGCGACGTGCCGCAATGGGTATTTGCCCTCGGTGCGCTGGCGATTGTCGGTACCATGAACATGATCGGCGTGAAATGGTTCGCGGAGATGGAGTTTTGGTTTGCGCTGGTAAAAGTGCTGGCGATCGTGATTTTTCTGGTGGTCGGTACGGTCTTTTTAGGCACCGGGCAACCGCTGGACGGGAACACTACCGGCTTTCATCTGATCACCGACAACGGTGGTTTCTTCCCACACGGTCTGTTACCCGCGCTGGTGCTGGTACAGGGCGTGGTCTTTGCTTTTGCCTCCATTGAACTGGTGGGAACGGCCGCCGGGGAATGTAAAGATCCACAAACCATGGTGCCTAAAGCAATCAACAGCGTCATTTGGCGCATTGGTTTGTTCTACGTCGGCTCCGTCGTGCTGCTTGTGTTGCTACTGCCATGGAACGCCTATCAGGCGGGGCAAAGTCCGTTTGTTACCTTCTTCTCGAAACTCGGCGTGCCGTATATCGGCAGTATCATGAACATTGTGGTGTTGACCGCAGCCCTTTCCAGCCTGAACTCGGGGTTGTACTGCACCGGACGAATTTTGCGTTCGATGTCGATGGGCGGTTCTGCACCGAAGTTTATGGCTAAAATGAGTCGCCAGCAGGTACCCTGGGCCGGGATTCTCGCCACTCTGGTGGTCTATGTGGTGGGAGTTTTCCTCAACTATCTGGTACCGACGCAGGTGTTTGAGATCGTGCTGAACTTCGCCTCGCTGGGCATTATTGCGTCGTGGGGATTCATCGTGGTGTGCCAGATGCGTCTGCGTCGGGCCATTAAAGAAGGCAAAGCGGCAGACGTCAGCTTCAAGCTGCCGGGCGCGCCGTTTACGTCATGGTTAACACTGCTGTTCCTGCTGAGTGTCCTGGTGCTGATGGCATTTGACTATCCAAATGGCACCTGGACCATCGCGTCTTTACCGTTAATTGCAATTCTGTTGGTGGCCGGATGGTATGGCGTGCGTAAACGCGTGGCAGAAATCCAGCGCACCGCGCCGTAA
- a CDS encoding YgdI/YgdR family lipoprotein, which yields MKKPFICLCAGVMLFTLAGCTTDYVMTTKSGQTITTQGKPKLDKETGMTSYTDQDGNAREINSNDVAQLIEAN from the coding sequence ATGAAAAAGCCATTTATCTGTCTTTGTGCAGGTGTAATGCTGTTTACGTTGGCAGGATGCACGACCGATTACGTCATGACCACGAAGAGTGGACAAACCATCACCACTCAGGGTAAGCCAAAACTGGATAAAGAGACGGGAATGACCAGCTATACCGACCAGGATGGCAATGCGCGGGAAATTAACAGCAATGATGTTGCGCAGTTAATCGAAGCCAACTAA
- a CDS encoding YncE family protein: MSLRHLFSPRLRGSLLLGSLLVASSFSTQAAEELLRKAVGKGAYEMAYSQQENALWLATSQSRKLDKGGIVYRLDPITLEVTQAIHNDLKPFGATINNATQTLWFGNTVNSAVTAMDAKTGDVKGRLVLDARKRSEDVRPLQPRQLVADDATNTVYISGIGKESVIWVVDGETIKLKSTITNTGKMSTGLAVDSKAKRLYTTNADGEFITIDTADNKIISRKKLLDDGKEHFFINLSLDTAGNRAFITDSKAAEVLVIDTRDGKVLAKVAAPESLAVLFNPARNEAYVTHRQAGKVSVIDAKSYKVVKTFDTPTFPNSLALSADGKTLYVSVKQKSSREQEATQPDDVIRIAL, from the coding sequence ATGTCTTTACGTCATCTGTTTTCGCCGCGTCTGCGTGGTTCTTTACTGTTAGGTTCACTGCTCGTTGCATCATCATTTAGTACGCAGGCGGCGGAAGAACTGCTGCGCAAAGCCGTGGGCAAAGGTGCCTACGAAATGGCGTACAGCCAACAGGAAAACGCGCTGTGGCTTGCCACCTCCCAGAGTCGTAAGCTGGATAAGGGCGGGATAGTTTACCGTCTCGACCCGATTACGCTGGAAGTCACTCAGGCTATTCATAACGATCTGAAACCGTTTGGTGCCACCATCAACAACGCGACGCAGACGCTGTGGTTTGGTAACACCGTCAACAGTGCAGTGACAGCGATGGATGCCAAAACCGGCGACGTAAAAGGCCGTCTGGTACTGGACGCGCGTAAACGTTCTGAAGATGTCCGTCCGCTGCAACCTCGTCAACTGGTTGCCGATGATGCCACCAACACGGTTTATATCAGCGGGATCGGCAAAGAGAGCGTGATCTGGGTCGTTGACGGTGAAACCATCAAACTGAAATCCACTATTACGAACACCGGTAAAATGAGCACCGGTCTGGCTGTCGACAGCAAGGCTAAGCGTCTGTACACCACCAATGCTGACGGTGAGTTCATTACCATCGATACCGCAGACAACAAAATTATCAGCCGTAAAAAGCTGCTGGATGACGGTAAAGAGCATTTCTTCATCAACCTGAGCCTGGATACTGCGGGTAACCGCGCGTTTATCACCGATTCTAAAGCGGCAGAAGTGCTGGTTATCGATACCCGTGACGGCAAGGTACTGGCGAAAGTGGCCGCACCGGAATCTCTGGCCGTGCTGTTCAACCCGGCGCGCAACGAAGCCTACGTGACGCACCGTCAGGCCGGTAAAGTCAGCGTGATTGACGCGAAAAGCTACAAAGTCGTCAAAACATTCGACACCCCAACCTTCCCGAACAGCCTGGCGCTCTCTGCTGATGGCAAAACTCTGTATGTCAGCGTGAAGCAAAAATCCTCACGTGAGCAGGAAGCCACACAGCCGGACGATGTAATTCGCATCGCGCTGTAA
- a CDS encoding NADP-dependent oxidoreductase, which produces MGQQLQRNRRWVLASRPHGAPVLSNFRLEEDSVATPGEGQILLRNVFLSLDPYMRGRMSDEPSYSPPVEIGAVMVGGTVSRVVASNHPDYNVGEWVLSYSGWQDFATSDGSGLVKLGANPEHPSWALGLLGMPGFTAYMGLLDIGQPKTGETLVVAAATGPVGATVGQIGKLKGCRVVGVAGGAEKCRHATEVLGFDLCLDHHAPDFAQQLAQACPQGIDIYYENVGGKVFDAVLPLLNTSARIPVCGLVSGYNATALPAGPDRLPLLMATILKKRIRMQGFIIGQDYGHRIHEFQQEMGRWVNEGKIQYREQITDGLENAPETFIGLLTGKNFGKVVIRLAED; this is translated from the coding sequence ATGGGTCAACAACTGCAACGTAATCGCCGCTGGGTACTGGCGTCACGCCCCCATGGCGCCCCGGTACTCAGTAATTTCCGACTGGAAGAGGACTCGGTCGCCACGCCCGGTGAAGGACAGATTTTACTGCGCAACGTTTTTCTGTCTCTCGATCCCTACATGCGCGGTCGTATGAGCGATGAGCCCTCGTACTCCCCACCGGTTGAGATTGGCGCGGTGATGGTGGGCGGTACCGTCAGTCGGGTGGTAGCATCGAATCATCCTGACTATAACGTGGGTGAATGGGTTCTGAGCTACAGCGGCTGGCAGGACTTTGCCACCTCCGATGGCAGCGGACTGGTAAAATTAGGCGCTAACCCGGAACATCCGTCATGGGCGTTAGGTCTGCTGGGCATGCCGGGTTTTACCGCGTATATGGGCCTGCTGGATATTGGTCAACCTAAAACCGGGGAAACGCTGGTGGTCGCTGCCGCTACCGGGCCGGTAGGCGCAACCGTCGGGCAAATTGGTAAGCTGAAAGGATGCCGGGTGGTCGGTGTGGCCGGTGGCGCGGAAAAATGCCGTCATGCTACAGAGGTTCTCGGCTTCGATCTTTGCCTCGATCACCATGCGCCCGATTTCGCGCAACAGCTGGCGCAGGCCTGTCCGCAGGGGATCGACATCTATTATGAAAACGTCGGAGGGAAAGTCTTCGACGCGGTTCTGCCGTTACTCAACACCTCAGCGCGAATTCCTGTGTGTGGCCTGGTCAGCGGCTATAACGCCACGGCTTTACCGGCAGGCCCCGATCGCTTACCGCTGCTGATGGCAACGATACTGAAAAAGCGTATCCGGATGCAGGGGTTTATTATTGGTCAGGATTATGGTCATCGCATTCACGAATTCCAGCAGGAAATGGGGCGCTGGGTCAATGAAGGCAAGATCCAGTACCGTGAACAGATTACAGATGGTCTGGAAAACGCACCGGAAACCTTTATCGGCCTGCTGACCGGAAAAAACTTTGGCAAGGTTGTGATTCGGCTTGCTGAGGATTGA
- a CDS encoding helix-turn-helix domain-containing protein: protein MNTIEDSLNQRIGARIRIERESRGWSLTELAERAGVSRAMIHKIERGESSPTATLLGRLSGAFGISMSTLIARAEMQEGKLLRFANQPVWHDPQSHYLRRHVSPRSDLPIDLVQIELPAGSDIPMPASSYVQARQLIWLQQGELVFVEGDTRHEMKVGDCLELGPPNDCRFINETAYSCVYLVVRLNPVGN, encoded by the coding sequence ATGAATACTATTGAAGACAGTTTAAATCAACGGATCGGTGCAAGAATTCGCATTGAACGAGAATCTCGCGGCTGGTCGCTGACGGAACTGGCCGAGCGCGCAGGCGTGTCGCGGGCGATGATCCATAAAATTGAGCGTGGTGAGAGTAGCCCAACGGCAACGTTACTGGGGCGGCTTTCCGGGGCGTTTGGCATCAGCATGTCGACATTGATTGCGCGCGCTGAAATGCAGGAGGGCAAGCTGCTGCGCTTCGCCAACCAGCCCGTCTGGCACGATCCGCAAAGTCACTACCTGCGCCGCCACGTCTCTCCGCGCAGCGATCTGCCCATCGATCTTGTGCAGATTGAACTGCCCGCCGGGAGCGACATTCCCATGCCAGCCTCGTCCTACGTGCAGGCCAGACAGCTCATCTGGCTCCAGCAGGGCGAGTTAGTGTTTGTTGAAGGAGACACGCGCCATGAAATGAAGGTGGGCGATTGTCTGGAACTGGGTCCGCCGAATGACTGCCGGTTTATCAATGAAACTGCGTATTCCTGCGTTTATCTGGTTGTGCGGTTAAACCCCGTCGGCAATTAA
- a CDS encoding GNAT family N-acetyltransferase, with translation MSIRFASKEDCAAIAEIYNHAVLHTAAIWNDQTVDAENRISWYEARQLMGYPVLVSEENDVVTGYASFGDWRNFDGFRHTVEHSVYVHPDHQGKGLGRALLSRLIDEARTCGKHVMVAGIESQNQASLHLHSTLGFVLTAQMPQVGTKFGRWLDLTFMQLQLDDRSSPDARG, from the coding sequence ATGTCCATTCGATTTGCCAGCAAAGAAGACTGCGCAGCTATTGCAGAAATCTATAATCACGCGGTGCTGCATACGGCGGCTATCTGGAACGATCAAACTGTCGATGCCGAAAACCGTATCTCCTGGTATGAAGCCCGGCAACTAATGGGGTATCCGGTGCTGGTGAGCGAAGAGAATGATGTGGTCACCGGGTATGCTTCTTTCGGCGACTGGCGTAATTTTGATGGCTTCCGTCATACCGTCGAACACTCGGTATATGTGCATCCGGACCACCAAGGGAAAGGTCTGGGACGCGCGTTACTCAGCCGACTGATTGATGAGGCCCGCACGTGCGGTAAACATGTGATGGTAGCAGGTATTGAGTCGCAGAATCAGGCATCGTTGCACTTGCATAGCACGCTGGGTTTTGTATTAACCGCACAAATGCCACAGGTCGGGACTAAATTTGGTCGTTGGCTGGATCTGACCTTTATGCAGCTGCAGTTGGACGATCGCAGCAGTCCGGATGCGCGCGGATGA
- a CDS encoding DMT family transporter has product MNQTLTLSFLIAAGIGLVVQNTLMVRITQTSSTILIAMLLNSLVGIVLFVSILWFRQGAAGFGELFASIRWWTLIPGLLGSFFVFASISGYQNVGAATTIAVLVASQLIGGLVLDILRSHGIPLRALVGPVCGAILLVVGAWLVARRSF; this is encoded by the coding sequence ATGAACCAGACGTTGACCCTCTCCTTTCTGATTGCAGCAGGCATTGGTTTGGTGGTGCAGAACACCTTGATGGTGCGTATTACCCAGACATCTTCCACCATTTTGATTGCCATGCTGCTCAACTCTCTGGTGGGGATCGTACTGTTTGTCAGCATTCTGTGGTTCAGGCAAGGCGCTGCGGGGTTTGGCGAGCTGTTCGCCAGCATACGCTGGTGGACACTGATCCCCGGTTTACTGGGTTCGTTCTTTGTTTTCGCCAGCATTAGCGGCTATCAAAACGTGGGGGCTGCCACTACTATCGCGGTGCTAGTTGCCAGTCAACTTATCGGGGGGCTGGTGCTGGATATTCTGCGCAGTCACGGCATACCGCTGCGTGCGCTGGTGGGGCCAGTCTGTGGCGCGATACTGCTGGTCGTAGGTGCCTGGTTAGTGGCCAGACGCTCGTTTTAA
- a CDS encoding YdcY family protein: MSHLDEVSARVDAAIAEGVITHMNELLIVLSDDAELSREDRYTQQQRLRTAIAHHGRQYKEDIEARREQLTKGGSIL; encoded by the coding sequence ATGTCGCACCTGGATGAGGTCAGCGCACGCGTCGATGCCGCTATTGCAGAGGGCGTCATTACGCATATGAACGAACTGCTGATTGTGCTCAGCGATGACGCAGAACTGAGCCGGGAAGATCGCTACACCCAGCAACAGCGTCTGCGTACGGCGATCGCGCATCATGGTCGTCAGTATAAAGAGGATATAGAAGCCCGTCGCGAGCAGTTAACTAAAGGCGGCTCCATTCTTTGA
- a CDS encoding ABC transporter substrate-binding protein: protein MTARKTLLALALSAVVPTGAAFAANTDTIIYCSEASPESFNPQIASSGPSFVASSQVLYNRLINFDPVKNTPVPSLATDWTISPDGLTYTFTLRQGVKFNSNKFFKPTRDFNADDVVFSVLRQKDADHPYHKVSQGSYEYFNDVGLDKLIKEVKKVDDYHVQFVLNEPNAAFLADWGMDFASILSAEYADQMLKKGTPENVDTWPIGTGPYVLQQYKQDSQIRYLANPNYWDGTVPTKHLIFSITPNVQTRLAKLQTNECQIIPAPAPVQFEEIKKNSDLTLHSVDALNVGYLAFNTEKKPFDNVLVRQALNYATDKKAIINAVFLGSGTVAKSPIPPNMLGFNKDLKDYDYDPQKAKELLKKAGLENGFEATLWSMPVQRPYNPNSRRIAEMIQSDWAKVGVKAKIVSYEWGEYLSGMRKGEHDTALFGWMSDNGDPDNFADVLLGCNSIKTGSNAARWCDKEYNSLVQKAKLVSKPEDRAALYQQSQEIFYQQAPWIALANGKTFYATRSNVSGYSVSLMGSDFSKAKLN, encoded by the coding sequence ATGACTGCAAGGAAAACGTTGCTCGCGCTGGCGCTCAGCGCGGTAGTACCGACCGGCGCTGCGTTCGCGGCAAATACCGACACCATCATCTACTGCTCTGAAGCGTCTCCCGAATCATTTAACCCGCAAATCGCCAGTTCCGGTCCGTCGTTTGTGGCCAGTTCGCAGGTGCTGTATAACCGACTGATCAATTTTGATCCGGTAAAAAATACCCCGGTACCGTCACTGGCAACTGACTGGACGATTTCCCCGGACGGTTTGACGTATACCTTTACCCTGCGTCAAGGTGTGAAGTTCAACAGCAATAAATTCTTTAAACCAACCCGCGATTTCAACGCTGATGACGTGGTGTTCTCCGTATTACGCCAGAAAGATGCTGATCATCCGTACCATAAAGTGTCCCAGGGCAGCTATGAGTACTTCAACGATGTCGGGCTGGACAAGTTGATCAAAGAAGTTAAGAAGGTTGATGATTATCACGTCCAGTTTGTGCTGAACGAACCCAATGCGGCGTTTCTGGCTGACTGGGGAATGGATTTCGCATCCATTCTCTCTGCAGAATATGCCGACCAAATGCTGAAAAAAGGCACACCGGAAAACGTCGATACCTGGCCGATTGGCACCGGGCCCTATGTGCTGCAACAGTACAAGCAGGATTCACAAATCCGCTATCTGGCAAACCCGAACTACTGGGATGGCACGGTTCCGACGAAACATCTGATTTTCTCTATTACGCCAAATGTGCAAACGCGGCTGGCGAAACTGCAAACCAATGAATGCCAGATAATCCCCGCGCCTGCGCCGGTACAGTTTGAAGAAATTAAGAAAAACAGCGATCTGACGCTGCACTCGGTCGACGCGCTGAACGTCGGTTATCTGGCGTTTAATACTGAGAAAAAACCGTTTGATAATGTGCTGGTACGCCAGGCGCTGAACTACGCGACCGACAAAAAAGCCATTATTAACGCCGTCTTTTTAGGTTCTGGCACGGTGGCGAAATCACCGATTCCGCCAAATATGTTGGGTTTCAATAAAGATCTGAAGGACTACGATTACGATCCGCAGAAAGCGAAAGAACTGCTGAAGAAAGCGGGGCTGGAGAACGGTTTTGAGGCGACGCTGTGGTCGATGCCGGTTCAACGTCCGTACAACCCGAACTCCCGTCGGATCGCTGAGATGATCCAAAGCGACTGGGCGAAGGTTGGCGTGAAGGCAAAAATCGTGTCGTATGAGTGGGGCGAGTATCTCTCCGGAATGCGTAAGGGCGAGCATGACACCGCGCTGTTTGGCTGGATGTCCGACAACGGTGATCCGGATAACTTTGCCGATGTACTGTTGGGTTGCAACAGTATTAAAACCGGATCAAACGCCGCGCGCTGGTGTGATAAAGAGTATAATTCCCTGGTTCAAAAGGCGAAACTGGTGAGCAAACCGGAAGATCGCGCTGCGCTTTACCAGCAGTCGCAAGAGATATTCTACCAGCAGGCACCGTGGATAGCGCTGGCAAACGGTAAGACGTTTTATGCTACGCGCAGTAATGTCAGCGGATACAGCGTGAGTCTGATGGGCAGTGATTTTTCAAAAGCAAAACTAAATTAA